A window of Microbispora hainanensis genomic DNA:
TGATGTTCCTGGCGATGAGCTGGAAGGCGTCCAGCTCCACCGGGGCCGTCGTGCCGCCGGACGCGGGCGAGAGCTGGGTGGCCAGGGTGCCGACCACGACGAGGCGGGCGCCGGGCCGCGCCGCGGCCACCGCGGCCTGAAGCTGTTCGCCGCCCACGGTGTCGACGACCACGTCGACCCCGTCGGGCGCGGCCTCGGCCAGCCGTCCGCCGATCGGGCCGCCGTCGCGGAGCACCACCGCGTCGTAGCCGAGCTCGGCGGTCATGCGCCCGGCCTTGGCCGGGGAGCCGGTGGTGCCGATCACGTGCCCTGCGCCCAGTTGCCGGGCGATCTGCCCGGCGAGCGACCCGACGCCTCCGGCGCCCCCGGTGACGAGCACCGTCTCGCCCGCGCGCAGCCGGGCGATCCGGGCCAGGGCCGCGTACGCGGTCGCGCCGCCGGACGCGAGATGCGCGGCGGGGTCGGGCAGGGAGTCGCCCAGCGGCGCGGTGGCGGGCACCGCGGCGAACTCACGCCAGCCCTGGAAATGCGCGATCAGGTCGCCCGGCCGCAGGTCGCCGTCCGCCGGGGCCGCGACGACCTCGCCGACGGCCGGGCCGAACAGCGTGTCTCCGGGGTGGAGCGCGGGGAAGGGCGTGCCGGGCACCCCTCCGGCGATCAGCGTGCGCAGCGAGGGGAAGACCTGGAACCAGCGGTTGCGCACCAGCACCTCACCGTGCCCCGGCACGGGCAGCGGGACCTCGGCGATGGTCAGATGCTCGGGGCCGGGAAGACCACCGGACGGAACCTCGGCGAGGCGGATCTCCCGCGCGGTGCGGGGCAGGCTCGCGGTGGTGGCCAAAGTCGTGGCGCGGGGCAGGGTCGGGGGCATGGCGACTCCCACGGTGTCGGGAAAGGGACCGCTCGTACGGCCACGGCCGCACAAGCCCCGCGACGCTAACCCCTGACCCGCGCGTCAAGGGCAAGCCCGGCGAGCCGTACGCGACGCCGCGCGGCTCACCCGCCGTCGTGTCGTCAGGCGGGGGGAGGGGACTACGGCGTGTACGGCTTGCCCGTGGCCGTCAGGCGAGGGCCGGGGCTACGGCGTGTACGGCTTGCCCGTGGCCGTCAGGCGGGAGCCGGGACCCCGGAGGGCCAGGCCATGCCCATCTTCCGTTCGAACGACCGCATCAGCTGCTCGGAGCAGTCCTGCTGGGCCGCCACCGTGCCCGCGCCCTTGCGGCACTCGTTGTAGGCGTTGAGCTCGTCGGAGAAGTAGAGCTGGAATCCCGTGGTCACGATCCCCAGGACGAACGCGAGCGACGACAGCACGACGGCCCCGGTCGCGAGTCCGATCCCGCGTCGTTCGCGGCTGAGCAGGCGGAGGTCACGGATCGCGATGACGATCGCGAATATCGACAGCGCCAGCCCGGCCGCAGGCAGCATCAGCGTGAAGACCAGGGCCATGATGGCGAGCGCGAGCGCCCGGCGACCTCCGGTCGCAGGGGTCGGCGTCTGCAGGGGTGTTGTCACGGTCTCCTCGCCTCGCGTTCCGCATAACCCGTCGTCAGTCGTGATGGCCGGCGCCCGATACGCTTTAGCTGCGTCGAGGGACGGTCCTCCACGCTCGACCACTCTCTAAGGAACCATCTCCCGGCAACCACCTGCAAAACGAAGGCAGCTCACGAAGGAGTTCCGCTCTGTCCGTCCGGCTTGTCGTCCTCGTCTCGGGTTCGGGGACCAACCTGCAAGCGCTGCTGGACGCGGCGGCCGACGACGCGTTCGGCGCGGCGGTCGTCGCCGTTGGGGCCGACCGTACCGGTATCGAGGGCCTGGCCCGGGCCGAGCGCGCCGGCGTCCCCACGTTCGTCGAGAGGGTGGGCGACCACCCGACCCGGGATGAATGGGACGAGGGGCTTGCCGGGCGCATCGCCGAGCACAAGCCCGACCTGGTGGTCTCCGCCGGTTTCATGAAGATCCTCGGTCCTCGTGTGCTGGGCGCGTTTCCCGTGGTCAACACCCATCCGGCGTTGCTGCCCGCCTTTCCCGGCGCGCATGCCGTGCGCGACGCCCTCGCGTACGGCGTCCGCGTCACCGGCTGCACCGTCCACCTCGTGGACGCGGGCGTGGACACGGGCCCGGTGATCGCCCAGGAGGCGGTGCCCGTACGGGAGGGGGACGACGAGGAGTCGCTGCACGAGCGCATCAAGACCGTCGAGCGGCGTCTTCTCGTCGAGACCGTGGGCCGCATGGCCCGCGAAGGCTGGACCCTGACCGAGCGGACCGTGCGCCTCGGGACGGGACGAGTCGCAGGACAGGCCGCAGACGGCCCGACACCAGGAAGGATCACGAAGTGACCCGCATTGCCATCCGCCGTGCGCTGATCACCGTTTACGACAAGACGGGTCTCGAGGACCTGGCGCGGGGGCTTGAGGCCGCGGGCGTGGAGATCGTGTCGACCGGCGGCACCGCCGCCGCGATCGCCTCCTACGGCGTGCCGGTCACCAAGGTGGAGTCGCTCACCGGATTCCCCGAGTGCCTGGACGGGCGGGTCAAGACCCTCCACCCGCGGGTGCACGCCGGGCTGCTCGCCGACGGCGCCAACCCCTCCCACGTCAAGCAGCTGGAGGAGCTGGAGATCGAGCCGTTCCAGCTCGCGGTGGTGAACCTCTATCCGTTCGCCGCCACGGTCGCCTCCGGCGCGTCCGACGCCGAGTGCGTCGAGCAGATCGACATCGGCGGCCCCGCGATGATCCGCGCCGCCGCCAAGAACCACGGCACGGTGGCCGTGGTCGTCGACCCCGCGGTGTACGGCCAGGTGCTGGCCGCGGTCGCCGAGGGCGGCTTCACGCTGACCGAGCGCAAGAGGCTGGCCGCCACGGCGTACGCGCACACCGCCGCCTACGACGTCGCGGTCGCGTCCTGGTTCGCCAACGTGTACGCGCCCGAGGGCGACTGGCCGTCGTTCATGGGCGCGGCGTGGAAGCGCAAGACCGCCCTGCGGTACGGCGAGAACCCGCACCAGGCAGCGGCCCTCTACACCGGCGAGAAGGGCGGCCTGGCCAACGCCGAGCAGCTCCACGGCAAGGAGATGTCCTACAACAACTACGTGGACGCCGACGCCGCCTGGCGGGCCGCCTGGGACTTCGCCGAGCCGTGCGTGGCCATCATCAAGCACGCCAACCCCTGCGGCATCGCGGTGGGCGCCGACGTCGTCGAGGCGCACCGCAAGGCGCACGAGTGCGACCCGGTCTCCGCGTACGGCGGGGTGATCGCGGTCAACCGCGAGGTGACCCGCGAGCTGGCCGAGCAGATCGCGCCGATCTTCACCGAGGTCGTGGTCGCGCCGTCGTTCGCGGCGGACGCGCTCGACGTGCTCAGGGAGAAGAAGAACATCCGCCTGCTCGCCTGCCCCGAGGGCCCGTCGAACGCCGCGGAGTTCCGCCGCATCGACGGCGGCCTGCTCGTGCAGACGGTCGACCGGGTGGACGCGCCCGGCGACGACCCGTCCACGTGGGAGCTGAAGACCGGAGAGGCGGCCTCGCCCGAGGTGCTGGCCGATCTCGCCTTCGCCTGGCGGGCCTGCCGTTCGGTGAAGTCCAACGCGATCCTGCTCGCGTCCGGCGGTGCGACCGTCGGCGTCGGCATGGGCCAGGTCAACCGGGTCGACTCGGCCCGGCTGGCGGTCTCCCGGGCCGGCGAGCGCGCGGCCGGGTCGGTCGGGGCCTCCGACGCGTACTTCCCCTTCCCCGACGGCCTGCAGGTGCTGGCGGAGGCCGGGGTGAAGGCGATCGTCGAGCCGGGCGGCTCGATCCGCGACGAGCTGGTCATCGAGGCGGCCAAGGAGGCGGGCATCACGCTCTACTTCACCGGGACGCGGCACTTCTTCCACTGATCGAGAAGGCCGGACCTATCGGCATGGAGAGGTGATTGTTGGGGCGGATGGGGTGAAAGCGGCATGATCACCCCATTTGGGCGGTTAATCTGAAGCGCCTACCCCATCCTCTCCACGGAGTCTCTCCATGCCCCTTGATACGATCATGAGCTCCTTCGCGACGTTGAGCGGCGTGTGGAACAGCCCGATCGCGCTGCTGCCCGTCGCCGCGATGGCCGCCTACTTCGGCTGGCGGATCGTGGAGTTCATCCCCTTCACCCGCCGGATCATCGAGCGGCGCGAGGGGGGAAGGTAACACACCTGGAAGGACGGGAAGTGCCATGACCGCGCGGCTTCTGGACGGCAAGGCGACCGCCGCCAAGATCAAGGGTGAGCTGGCGGAACGGGTGAAGGCCCTGGCGAACCGGGGCGTCACCCCCGGCCTGGGCACGATCCTCGTCGGAGACGATCCGGGCAGCCAGATCTACGTCGCGGGCAAGCACCGCGACTGCGCCGAGGTCGGCATCACCTCCATCCGCAAGGACCTGCCGGAAAGCGCCACCCAGGCCGACGTGGAGGCGGCGGTCGACGATTTGAACGCCGACCCGGC
This region includes:
- a CDS encoding NADP-dependent oxidoreductase, which encodes MPPTLPRATTLATTASLPRTAREIRLAEVPSGGLPGPEHLTIAEVPLPVPGHGEVLVRNRWFQVFPSLRTLIAGGVPGTPFPALHPGDTLFGPAVGEVVAAPADGDLRPGDLIAHFQGWREFAAVPATAPLGDSLPDPAAHLASGGATAYAALARIARLRAGETVLVTGGAGGVGSLAGQIARQLGAGHVIGTTGSPAKAGRMTAELGYDAVVLRDGGPIGGRLAEAAPDGVDVVVDTVGGEQLQAAVAAARPGARLVVVGTLATQLSPASGGTTAPVELDAFQLIARNITIRGLVGVDGEVHAEWTERFGAWLRSGAVTFPHTRIAGIERAPLALRELFEGRHVGTVVIEM
- the purN gene encoding phosphoribosylglycinamide formyltransferase is translated as MSVRLVVLVSGSGTNLQALLDAAADDAFGAAVVAVGADRTGIEGLARAERAGVPTFVERVGDHPTRDEWDEGLAGRIAEHKPDLVVSAGFMKILGPRVLGAFPVVNTHPALLPAFPGAHAVRDALAYGVRVTGCTVHLVDAGVDTGPVIAQEAVPVREGDDEESLHERIKTVERRLLVETVGRMAREGWTLTERTVRLGTGRVAGQAADGPTPGRITK
- the purH gene encoding bifunctional phosphoribosylaminoimidazolecarboxamide formyltransferase/IMP cyclohydrolase, with amino-acid sequence MTRIAIRRALITVYDKTGLEDLARGLEAAGVEIVSTGGTAAAIASYGVPVTKVESLTGFPECLDGRVKTLHPRVHAGLLADGANPSHVKQLEELEIEPFQLAVVNLYPFAATVASGASDAECVEQIDIGGPAMIRAAAKNHGTVAVVVDPAVYGQVLAAVAEGGFTLTERKRLAATAYAHTAAYDVAVASWFANVYAPEGDWPSFMGAAWKRKTALRYGENPHQAAALYTGEKGGLANAEQLHGKEMSYNNYVDADAAWRAAWDFAEPCVAIIKHANPCGIAVGADVVEAHRKAHECDPVSAYGGVIAVNREVTRELAEQIAPIFTEVVVAPSFAADALDVLREKKNIRLLACPEGPSNAAEFRRIDGGLLVQTVDRVDAPGDDPSTWELKTGEAASPEVLADLAFAWRACRSVKSNAILLASGGATVGVGMGQVNRVDSARLAVSRAGERAAGSVGASDAYFPFPDGLQVLAEAGVKAIVEPGGSIRDELVIEAAKEAGITLYFTGTRHFFH